In Polaribacter sp. Hel_I_88, the following proteins share a genomic window:
- a CDS encoding SDR family oxidoreductase, with amino-acid sequence MKNVVITGTSRGIGFELAKLFADNGHQVLAISRKIAPLKAVNHQNITLLSVDLSINTDVKKVSDFIKDNWKKVDILINNAGKLINKPFTELTSDDFLEVYKVNVFGVAELTKNLIPFLQKGSHVVTISSMGGIQGSMKFPGLAAYSSAKGAVITLSELLAEEYKEQQIAFNVLALGAVQTEMLAEAFPDYKAPLSAEEMAQYIFDFATTGNKFYNGKVLEVSSSTP; translated from the coding sequence ATGAAAAACGTTGTTATTACAGGAACTAGTAGAGGAATTGGTTTTGAACTGGCAAAATTATTTGCAGATAATGGACATCAAGTTTTGGCTATTTCTAGAAAAATAGCTCCTTTAAAGGCTGTAAATCATCAAAATATAACATTACTTTCTGTTGATCTTTCTATAAATACTGATGTAAAAAAAGTATCAGATTTCATCAAAGATAATTGGAAAAAAGTTGATATTTTAATCAATAATGCTGGAAAACTCATCAACAAACCCTTTACAGAATTAACTTCGGATGATTTTTTAGAGGTGTATAAAGTGAATGTTTTTGGAGTTGCAGAATTAACAAAAAATTTAATTCCGTTTTTACAAAAAGGAAGTCATGTTGTAACCATAAGTTCTATGGGTGGCATTCAAGGAAGTATGAAATTTCCTGGTTTGGCAGCCTATTCATCAGCAAAAGGAGCTGTAATTACACTATCAGAATTATTGGCAGAAGAATATAAAGAACAACAGATTGCTTTTAATGTGTTGGCTTTAGGAGCTGTGCAAACAGAAATGTTAGCAGAAGCTTTCCCTGATTATAAAGCACCTTTATCAGCAGAAGAAATGGCACAATATATTTTTGATTTCGCTACAACTGGAAACAAGTTTTATAATGGGAAAGTTTTGGAGGTTTCAAGTTCAACACCATA
- a CDS encoding amidohydrolase family protein: MKKTILLLLAIFCLQNVAAQTTYILCGKLIDTKSGKISTEKTILVKENKIIDVKDGYIMPKGGTLIDLRDKVVLPGLIDFHVHIEQEFSARTRIESYILNEADVAFNSVGFAKTTLLNGFTTVRDLGGTGVNISIRNAINAGKIPGPRVFTAGKSLATTGGHADPTNGSSRELIGDPGPKEGVVNSVEDAKKAVRQRYKNGADCIKITATGGVLSVAKSGDNPQFTIEEVKAICDTAKDYGMHVAAHAHGDEGMQRAIIGGVKTIEHGTYMSDETMELMIKHDAYLVPTITAGKEVEEKAKIEGFYPDIVVPKALAVGPQIQGTFAKAYKKGVGIAFGTDAGVFAHGNNGKEFAFMVEAGMPAMEALQSATITNAMLLKMNDEVGQIKKGFLADIIAVNEDPTKNIATMENVVFVMKDGVVYKQ, encoded by the coding sequence ATGAAAAAAACAATTCTACTTTTATTAGCAATTTTTTGTCTTCAGAATGTTGCAGCACAAACCACGTATATTTTATGTGGAAAATTAATTGATACAAAGTCAGGGAAAATCAGCACAGAAAAAACAATTTTAGTTAAAGAAAACAAGATTATTGATGTAAAAGATGGCTATATTATGCCAAAAGGTGGCACTTTAATCGATTTGAGAGATAAGGTTGTATTGCCTGGTTTAATCGATTTTCATGTACATATTGAGCAGGAATTTTCTGCAAGAACAAGAATAGAAAGTTATATTTTAAATGAAGCAGATGTTGCTTTTAATTCAGTTGGTTTTGCCAAAACTACCCTGCTAAATGGCTTTACAACTGTTAGGGATTTAGGAGGAACAGGCGTAAATATATCTATTAGAAATGCTATTAATGCAGGTAAAATTCCTGGACCAAGAGTTTTTACGGCAGGTAAATCTTTAGCAACAACTGGTGGTCATGCAGACCCAACAAACGGAAGTAGTAGAGAATTAATTGGAGATCCTGGACCAAAAGAAGGGGTTGTAAATTCTGTGGAGGATGCAAAAAAAGCTGTGAGACAACGTTATAAAAATGGCGCAGATTGTATAAAAATTACGGCAACAGGTGGTGTCTTAAGTGTTGCCAAGTCTGGTGATAATCCACAATTTACAATAGAAGAAGTAAAAGCAATTTGCGATACTGCAAAAGATTATGGAATGCATGTTGCTGCTCATGCACATGGAGATGAAGGTATGCAAAGAGCTATTATTGGTGGTGTAAAAACCATAGAACATGGTACTTATATGAGTGATGAAACCATGGAATTGATGATAAAGCACGATGCCTATTTAGTGCCAACAATTACTGCTGGAAAAGAAGTAGAAGAGAAAGCGAAAATTGAAGGATTTTATCCTGATATAGTTGTACCAAAAGCATTAGCTGTTGGACCACAAATTCAAGGAACTTTTGCAAAAGCTTATAAAAAAGGAGTAGGAATTGCTTTTGGAACAGATGCAGGTGTTTTTGCACATGGTAATAATGGCAAAGAGTTTGCTTTTATGGTAGAAGCTGGAATGCCAGCAATGGAAGCTTTGCAATCTGCAACTATTACCAATGCAATGTTGTTAAAAATGAATGATGAAGTTGGGCAAATTAAAAAAGGCTTTTTAGCGGATATTATTGCTGTAAATGAAGATCCAACAAAAAATATTGCAACTATGGAAAATGTTGTTTTTGTAATGAAAGATGGTGTTGTTTATAAACAATAA
- a CDS encoding glutaminyl-peptide cyclotransferase encodes MKKIAFFTSILTFFLLASCSDAYKFTLNVPKKTTLNEEITITLKEENDKALDNVQFYVNGKEIDATGNSITINTNDFGVGKHQVSSLAFYPGKTKKINNSFEVFPSEKYQAYSYEIINTYPHDTKAYTQGLEYHNGFLYETTGRRGQSTLRKVELETGKVLQKIDLDNEYFGEGMTILNNKIYWLTWEANKGFVYNLETFEREKEFSYNQSKQGWGLTNNGKELIKSDGSHQIWFLNPETQKELRYIQAYNYKQKIPKLNELEYYQGKIYANYYLKPLISIIDAKTGAVEGIANLSGLVEEMEKTQKLVKDDEVLNGIAFDKETGRLFVTGKNWGKLFEIKLIKE; translated from the coding sequence ATGAAGAAAATTGCTTTTTTTACATCAATCTTAACCTTTTTTTTATTGGCAAGTTGTAGTGATGCTTATAAATTCACACTTAATGTTCCCAAAAAAACGACTTTAAATGAAGAAATCACCATCACTTTAAAAGAGGAAAATGATAAAGCTTTAGATAATGTTCAGTTTTATGTAAATGGAAAAGAAATTGATGCCACTGGTAATTCTATCACCATTAATACAAATGATTTTGGTGTAGGGAAACATCAAGTATCTTCTTTGGCTTTTTATCCTGGCAAAACAAAAAAAATCAACAATTCTTTTGAGGTTTTTCCAAGCGAAAAATACCAGGCGTATTCGTATGAAATTATAAACACATATCCTCATGATACCAAAGCTTACACTCAAGGTTTGGAATATCACAATGGTTTTTTATATGAAACTACTGGTAGAAGAGGACAATCAACCTTAAGAAAAGTGGAATTAGAAACTGGTAAAGTTCTTCAAAAAATTGATTTAGATAATGAATATTTTGGAGAAGGAATGACCATTTTGAACAACAAAATATATTGGTTAACTTGGGAAGCTAATAAAGGTTTTGTCTATAATTTAGAAACGTTTGAAAGAGAAAAAGAATTCTCTTATAACCAAAGTAAACAAGGTTGGGGTTTAACGAATAATGGTAAAGAACTCATAAAATCTGATGGATCTCATCAAATTTGGTTTTTAAATCCTGAAACACAAAAAGAATTACGATACATTCAAGCGTATAATTACAAGCAAAAAATACCAAAACTAAACGAATTAGAATATTACCAAGGTAAAATTTATGCGAACTATTATTTAAAACCTTTAATTTCTATCATTGATGCAAAAACAGGAGCAGTAGAAGGTATTGCAAATTTATCTGGTTTAGTTGAAGAAATGGAAAAAACCCAAAAATTAGTAAAAGATGATGAAGTTTTAAACGGAATTGCTTTCGATAAAGAAACTGGTCGTCTTTTTGTGACTGGAAAAAACTGGGGAAAACTTTTTGAAATCAAATTGATCAAAGAATAA
- a CDS encoding type B 50S ribosomal protein L31, protein MKKGIHPENYRMVAFKDMSNEDVFLTRSTVDTKETLEVDGVEYPLVKLEISRTSHPFYTGKSKLIDAAGRIDKFKNKYAKFKKD, encoded by the coding sequence ATGAAAAAAGGAATTCATCCAGAAAATTACAGAATGGTAGCTTTTAAAGATATGTCTAATGAAGATGTTTTTTTAACAAGATCTACAGTAGACACTAAAGAAACTTTAGAAGTGGATGGTGTTGAGTATCCTTTAGTAAAATTAGAGATTTCAAGAACTTCTCACCCATTTTACACTGGTAAATCTAAACTTATTGATGCTGCAGGACGTATTGATAAATTTAAAAACAAATACGCAAAATTCAAAAAAGATTAA
- the guaA gene encoding glutamine-hydrolyzing GMP synthase: MQQHNVLILDFGSQYTQLIARRVRELNIYCEIHPYNKIPESLENFKAVILSGSPNSVRGEQVLHPNLSAIRGKKPLLSVCYGAQYLAHFSGGKVAESNTREYGRANLSYIKTNENFFRNIVEGSQVWMSHSDTIKELPTNAVLLASTVDVENAAYKIEGEDTFGIQFHPEVYHSTDGKQLLANFLVDIAKVEQTWTPDSFVESTVAAIQEKVGNDKVVLGLSGGVDSSVAAVLLHKAIGKNLYCIFVNNGLLRKNEFESVLNQYQGMGLNVKGVDASERFLSALKDVSDPELKRKAIGNSFIEVFDDEAHQIKDVKWLAQGTIYPDVIESVSVNGGPSATIKSHHNVGGLPDFMKLKIVEPLRMIFKDEVRRVGASLGIDKELLGRHPFPGPGLAIRILGDVTPEKVRILQEVDAIFINGLKEDGLYDKVWQAGAMLLPVNSVGVMGDERTYEKVVALRAVESTDGMTADWVDLPYKFLQKTSNKIINQVKGVNRVVYDISSKPPATIEWE, encoded by the coding sequence ATGCAACAACACAACGTACTTATTTTAGATTTTGGTTCTCAATACACGCAACTAATTGCAAGAAGAGTTAGAGAACTTAACATTTATTGTGAAATTCATCCTTACAATAAAATTCCAGAAAGTTTAGAGAATTTTAAAGCTGTTATTTTATCAGGAAGCCCAAATTCTGTCAGAGGAGAACAAGTCTTACATCCAAATTTATCTGCAATTAGAGGCAAAAAACCATTATTATCTGTTTGCTATGGAGCACAATATTTGGCGCATTTTTCTGGTGGAAAAGTAGCAGAATCTAACACAAGAGAATATGGTAGAGCAAATTTATCATATATTAAAACCAACGAAAATTTCTTTAGAAATATAGTGGAAGGCAGCCAAGTTTGGATGAGCCATTCAGATACTATAAAAGAATTACCAACCAATGCTGTTTTATTGGCAAGCACTGTAGATGTGGAAAATGCTGCTTATAAAATTGAAGGAGAAGATACTTTCGGAATTCAGTTTCACCCAGAAGTATATCATTCTACAGATGGAAAACAATTATTGGCAAACTTTTTGGTTGATATTGCAAAAGTGGAACAAACTTGGACTCCAGACTCTTTTGTGGAAAGCACAGTTGCAGCAATTCAAGAAAAAGTTGGGAATGATAAAGTTGTTTTAGGACTTTCAGGAGGTGTAGATTCTTCTGTTGCAGCAGTTTTATTGCATAAAGCTATTGGCAAAAACCTATATTGTATTTTTGTAAATAACGGTTTGTTGCGTAAAAATGAGTTCGAAAGTGTATTGAATCAATACCAAGGCATGGGATTAAACGTTAAAGGTGTAGATGCTTCAGAGCGTTTTTTATCAGCTTTAAAAGATGTAAGCGATCCAGAATTGAAAAGAAAGGCAATTGGAAATTCGTTTATAGAGGTTTTTGATGATGAAGCACATCAAATTAAAGATGTAAAATGGTTGGCTCAAGGTACTATTTATCCAGACGTAATTGAATCTGTTTCTGTAAATGGTGGTCCTTCTGCAACGATTAAAAGTCATCATAATGTAGGTGGTTTGCCAGATTTTATGAAACTGAAAATCGTGGAACCTTTAAGAATGATTTTTAAAGATGAAGTAAGAAGAGTAGGTGCATCTTTAGGAATTGATAAAGAATTACTAGGACGTCATCCTTTTCCTGGGCCAGGTCTGGCAATTAGAATTTTAGGCGATGTAACTCCAGAAAAAGTTAGAATTTTACAAGAAGTAGATGCCATTTTTATCAACGGTTTAAAAGAAGATGGTTTGTATGATAAAGTTTGGCAAGCAGGAGCAATGTTATTACCCGTAAATTCTGTTGGAGTTATGGGTGATGAAAGAACCTATGAAAAAGTTGTGGCTTTAAGAGCTGTAGAAAGTACAGATGGAATGACTGCTGATTGGGTAGATTTACCGTATAAATTTTTGCAAAAAACATCAAACAAAATTATAAATCAAGTAAAAGGTGTTAACAGAGTAGTGTATGATATTAGCTCAAAACCACCTGCAACTATAGAATGGGAATAG
- a CDS encoding LysM peptidoglycan-binding domain-containing protein, which translates to MKHLKFFVFLCILSFTVSCGQQNKYIQYKVKKGDTASKIAQNLDMSTRDLIRLNPGMDSLPKANSYIVVPQKKLDLFNEKIRAKRENLSQVAIDSINDLDGLNTELDLTEELRSKYVFYEVKKGDTFYNLGKTFDVTRGELLLLNPELKEGLKLGMMLKIREIPIEVSVDEVFYDDYINRNKDLKVALLLPFRAARYSNDTIRLKEIFANNSTLVNIATDFYLGAEIAVDSLRNKGVKIDFNVFDTGERRTNEINRIIASKNLNNNDVIIGPLYSEEVQTVASSVNIPVIFPVYSKNQSDFNSSNIIKTSPDKNVFREELENYIKENFTGGNIIMVSDGKLEATQAVKNMRYSLQEVDTIEKNIYTLTSSDGYIAKSKFLNVLKPNTKNWIIMATDDMVIVSDVVNSLISLPEETTVKLFTFDKGDVYNNIDNRKLAKVGFTYVSDDFVDENSLASRVFRKQYLNKNNALPSFYATKGFDITYDILIRLASGNDLKSTLNEGMSARVETKFDYRNSKFTSENRGLFIVQYNKDLSLTRLK; encoded by the coding sequence ATGAAGCATTTAAAATTTTTTGTTTTTCTGTGTATTTTATCGTTCACAGTTTCTTGTGGGCAACAAAACAAATACATTCAGTATAAAGTTAAAAAGGGAGATACTGCTAGTAAAATTGCCCAAAATCTAGACATGTCTACCAGAGATTTAATTCGTTTAAATCCTGGAATGGATAGTTTGCCAAAAGCAAATTCTTACATAGTAGTTCCACAAAAAAAGTTAGATCTTTTTAATGAAAAAATTAGAGCGAAAAGAGAAAACTTAAGCCAAGTAGCAATAGACTCCATCAATGATTTGGATGGTTTAAATACAGAACTCGATTTAACTGAGGAGTTAAGAAGCAAATATGTATTTTACGAAGTTAAAAAAGGAGATACTTTTTATAACTTAGGGAAAACTTTTGATGTAACAAGAGGAGAGCTATTACTTTTAAATCCCGAATTAAAAGAAGGATTGAAATTAGGAATGATGTTAAAAATAAGAGAAATTCCTATAGAAGTAAGCGTAGATGAAGTTTTTTATGACGATTATATAAATAGAAATAAAGATTTAAAAGTAGCCTTATTATTACCTTTTAGAGCTGCAAGATATTCTAATGACACAATTCGTTTAAAAGAAATATTTGCAAATAATTCTACACTAGTAAACATTGCTACAGATTTTTATTTAGGGGCAGAAATTGCTGTTGATTCTTTAAGAAATAAAGGTGTTAAAATAGACTTTAATGTTTTTGATACAGGAGAAAGAAGAACAAATGAAATTAACAGAATTATTGCAAGCAAAAACTTAAATAATAATGATGTAATTATTGGTCCCTTATATTCTGAGGAAGTGCAAACAGTTGCCTCTAGCGTTAATATTCCAGTTATTTTTCCTGTGTATTCTAAAAATCAATCCGATTTTAATTCTTCTAATATTATTAAAACGTCACCAGATAAAAATGTATTTAGAGAAGAGTTAGAGAATTATATTAAAGAAAATTTTACTGGAGGAAACATAATAATGGTAAGTGATGGTAAACTTGAAGCTACACAAGCTGTAAAAAATATGAGATATTCTTTACAGGAAGTTGATACAATTGAAAAAAACATTTACACACTAACATCAAGTGATGGCTACATTGCAAAAAGTAAATTTTTAAATGTTTTAAAACCAAATACTAAAAATTGGATTATTATGGCTACTGATGATATGGTGATTGTTTCTGATGTTGTAAATAGTTTGATTAGTTTACCTGAAGAAACTACTGTAAAATTGTTCACTTTTGATAAAGGAGATGTATATAATAATATTGATAATAGAAAGTTAGCTAAAGTTGGTTTTACTTATGTTAGTGACGATTTTGTAGATGAAAATTCTTTAGCTTCTAGAGTTTTTAGAAAGCAATATCTTAACAAAAACAATGCATTGCCTTCTTTTTACGCAACAAAAGGTTTTGATATTACATATGATATTTTAATAAGATTAGCTTCTGGAAACGATTTAAAATCTACCTTGAACGAAGGAATGTCTGCGAGAGTAGAAACAAAATTCGATTACAGAAATAGCAAGTTTACTTCTGAAAACAGAGGTTTATTTATTGTACAATACAATAAAGACTTATCTTTAACAAGATTGAAATAA
- the ccsA gene encoding cytochrome c biogenesis protein CcsA encodes MKNFFNFLYSTRLMAVLFILFAVAMGIATFIENDFGTQTSKALVYNAWWFELIMIFFVINFFGNIFRYKLYKKEKWATFMFHAAFLLIIVGAAVTRYIGYEGIMLIDEGETTSQFLSETTYINVIVDNNKEQKKLHEPILLSAWGTNNWSFSDNFREQDYEIDLVDYIPWAEKKFIEDENGVEHLFLVESSEGNRHEHYVKSGTVQNIHNILVGYNSPDNNASINIFKRNDSLKIETKSDGAYQVMATMDKGTVQKDSVQDFKLRSLYNVAGLPFVVPQPPSKGTMQTVSGPKDDQKLDVVVLDVTANDETKRVELTGGKFNNDNFKEFTLNSLNFRMWYGARILEAPFQVKLNDFQLEKYPGSESAASYASEVTVIDGEEKFDYRIFMNHILDHKGYKLFQASYDLSGEKEQTHLSVNHDWWGTFITYLGYSFLYTGMICIFFAKHTRFDSLKNSLKKIRNKKLTMTVLLAVFVSSFNFAQQADHDHSDPNHTHEAPQKAAVNQEHDHSDPNHTHDAPQTTTQTQPASHSARLVTDQQIDSILKANLVSLEHAESFNKLIIQDAGGRMKPAHTFASELVRKVSQSETLNGMEPSQVLLSIIENSRLWYEVPIIYLEKQNLKIREQLGLADTVKYARLSDFFTDRGEYIIRDQVAEAQKTNVKDYFEKDLIKIDRRLGLLYNAIGGGILKIYPIPGDENNKWVSQPETSTTKGFKPADTVFVQKSLPLYVQLLQTAKKTGDYSKADQVLEGIKKYQKKYGAAIYPSDDKIELEIAYNKYNVFTKLVRYYGFASLLLIFFVIAQIFTNKKWINYVVKGLIGLVAALFILHTLGLLSRWYISGNAPWSNAYESIIFVAWSTMLFGFFLGRNSALTITATTFVTAVTLFFASQNWLDPEIANLQPVLNSWWLLVHVSIIVASYGPLTLGMILGIFALFFIIFTTKNNKKKMDIHIKEITIINEMAVTVGLVMLTIGNFLGGMWANESWGRYWGWDPKETWALISIMVYAFVLHMRLIPGLRGRYTFNLWTIIAYFSIMMTYFGVNFYLSGLHSYASGDRVITPSTVYYSIGFVAILGTFAWFQYRKHYKK; translated from the coding sequence ATGAAAAATTTTTTTAATTTCCTCTATTCTACACGTTTAATGGCAGTTTTATTTATCCTTTTTGCGGTTGCAATGGGGATTGCTACTTTTATAGAAAATGACTTTGGCACTCAAACTTCTAAAGCACTAGTTTACAATGCATGGTGGTTTGAACTTATTATGATTTTCTTTGTAATCAATTTTTTTGGTAACATTTTTAGGTACAAATTATACAAAAAAGAAAAATGGGCAACTTTTATGTTTCATGCAGCATTTTTACTTATTATAGTTGGTGCAGCAGTTACAAGATACATTGGTTATGAAGGCATTATGTTAATTGACGAAGGCGAAACTACCAGTCAATTTTTATCTGAAACTACCTATATAAATGTTATTGTTGATAATAACAAGGAACAAAAAAAATTACATGAACCTATTTTATTATCTGCTTGGGGCACTAATAATTGGTCTTTTTCCGATAATTTTAGAGAACAAGATTATGAAATTGATTTAGTTGATTACATTCCTTGGGCTGAAAAGAAATTTATTGAGGACGAAAATGGTGTTGAACATCTATTTTTGGTTGAATCATCAGAAGGAAATAGACATGAACATTATGTAAAATCTGGAACTGTTCAAAATATTCATAATATTTTGGTGGGTTATAATTCTCCAGATAATAATGCGTCTATCAATATATTTAAACGAAACGATTCTTTAAAAATTGAAACCAAATCTGATGGAGCTTATCAAGTGATGGCGACTATGGATAAAGGAACTGTGCAAAAAGATAGTGTGCAAGACTTTAAATTAAGATCGCTTTATAATGTTGCTGGTTTGCCTTTTGTGGTACCTCAACCACCATCAAAAGGAACTATGCAAACAGTTTCTGGACCAAAAGATGATCAAAAATTAGATGTTGTTGTACTAGATGTAACTGCAAATGATGAAACTAAAAGAGTTGAACTTACTGGAGGTAAATTTAATAATGATAATTTTAAGGAATTTACGCTAAACTCTTTAAACTTTAGAATGTGGTATGGAGCAAGAATATTAGAAGCTCCTTTTCAAGTTAAATTAAACGATTTTCAGTTAGAGAAATATCCTGGCTCAGAAAGTGCAGCTTCTTATGCCAGTGAAGTTACTGTAATTGATGGCGAAGAAAAGTTTGATTATAGAATTTTTATGAATCATATTTTAGATCATAAAGGCTATAAATTGTTTCAAGCGAGTTATGATTTATCAGGAGAAAAAGAACAAACACACTTATCTGTAAATCATGATTGGTGGGGAACTTTTATTACTTATTTAGGCTACTCATTTTTATATACAGGCATGATTTGTATCTTCTTTGCAAAACATACACGTTTTGATAGTTTGAAGAATTCCTTGAAAAAAATTAGAAATAAAAAATTAACAATGACAGTACTTTTAGCTGTTTTTGTATCTTCTTTTAATTTTGCACAACAAGCAGATCATGATCATAGTGATCCAAATCATACACATGAAGCTCCTCAAAAAGCAGCAGTAAATCAAGAGCATGATCATAGTGATCCAAATCACACGCATGATGCTCCTCAAACTACAACACAAACGCAACCAGCAAGCCATTCAGCTAGGTTAGTTACAGACCAACAAATAGATTCTATTTTAAAAGCAAACTTGGTTTCTTTAGAACATGCAGAAAGTTTTAACAAACTAATTATTCAAGATGCAGGAGGTAGAATGAAACCTGCACATACTTTTGCCTCTGAATTAGTTCGAAAAGTTAGCCAATCTGAAACTTTAAATGGCATGGAACCAAGTCAGGTTTTGTTATCAATTATAGAAAATTCTAGACTTTGGTATGAAGTACCTATTATTTACTTAGAAAAACAAAATTTAAAAATTAGAGAACAATTAGGTTTAGCAGATACTGTTAAATATGCAAGATTATCTGATTTTTTTACAGATAGAGGTGAGTATATTATTAGAGATCAAGTTGCTGAAGCTCAAAAAACAAACGTAAAAGATTATTTCGAAAAAGATTTAATTAAGATTGATAGACGTTTAGGATTGTTATACAATGCAATTGGTGGTGGAATTTTAAAGATTTATCCTATTCCAGGTGATGAAAATAACAAATGGGTTTCTCAACCTGAGACATCTACCACAAAAGGTTTTAAACCAGCAGATACCGTTTTTGTTCAAAAATCTTTACCACTTTATGTGCAATTATTACAAACTGCTAAAAAAACTGGCGATTATTCAAAAGCAGATCAAGTTTTAGAGGGTATAAAAAAATATCAAAAGAAATATGGTGCAGCAATATATCCTTCTGATGATAAAATTGAATTAGAAATTGCTTACAATAAATACAACGTTTTCACCAAGTTAGTTCGCTATTATGGTTTTGCAAGTTTGTTATTAATCTTTTTTGTAATTGCACAAATATTTACCAACAAAAAATGGATTAACTATGTTGTAAAAGGTTTAATTGGCCTTGTTGCTGCGTTGTTCATTTTACATACTTTAGGCTTGCTTAGTAGATGGTATATTAGTGGAAATGCACCTTGGAGTAATGCTTATGAGTCTATAATATTCGTAGCTTGGTCTACCATGTTATTTGGTTTTTTCTTAGGAAGAAACTCTGCTCTAACAATTACAGCAACAACTTTTGTAACAGCAGTTACTTTGTTTTTTGCCAGTCAAAACTGGTTAGATCCAGAAATTGCAAACTTACAACCCGTATTAAATTCTTGGTGGCTATTGGTACACGTTTCTATCATTGTTGCTAGTTACGGACCTTTAACGCTAGGAATGATTTTAGGAATTTTCGCCTTATTTTTTATCATTTTTACTACTAAAAATAATAAAAAGAAAATGGATATTCATATTAAAGAGATTACCATAATTAACGAAATGGCTGTGACTGTTGGTTTGGTAATGCTTACTATTGGTAACTTTTTAGGTGGAATGTGGGCTAATGAAAGTTGGGGACGTTATTGGGGTTGGGATCCAAAGGAAACTTGGGCTTTAATTTCTATTATGGTGTATGCCTTTGTATTACACATGCGTTTAATTCCTGGTTTAAGAGGAAGATATACCTTTAACCTTTGGACTATAATTGCTTATTTTTCTATAATGATGACTTATTTTGGTGTAAACTTTTACTTATCTGGATTGCATTCTTATGCAAGTGGAGATAGAGTTATTACACCAAGTACTGTTTATTATTCTATAGGGTTTGTAGCAATTTTAGGAACTTTTGCATGGTTTCAATATAGAAAACATTATAAAAAATAA